The Prinia subflava isolate CZ2003 ecotype Zambia chromosome 5, Cam_Psub_1.2, whole genome shotgun sequence genome window below encodes:
- the ARMH4 gene encoding armadillo-like helical domain-containing protein 4 isoform X3, with protein sequence MSLAPPRTTAGMPRLEVEVSGFVSLAGFWTHLLSAMRRSKGFDICVVTCSILLLSSSLPCLAYPLEERDVTKVQHGPWAGNGLEDERTGMVDLTNSLGPSEQPVSEEPCAVSAKPSGTPLDEALTAEGEALPASPSLVVPSSQGLGGHPSAGALPAGHEEELAPTEAQLEEEEALRAMLTTAVTTLSPPAQEQSGGPAGETTTEGGVAVEPSSAGPSASPLSGTTVEEEEEAESSSQPSAGLQPTLEPSSPSWAAAGDHPVIPTPQAVTSELEMLGVHTGSPLKSLAPPTSVAAKHPLVATEAFLHPAAGTGVTQQELPSTAGTVTIPPVDTVPPDWDDTKLGHISQGGSTAREEVTEELGTTEPSQTTQEGVGEEEDATRAVPSPVSPPPAPELAKESNCTVPVQGEELPATSTGSSDAFHTGNLSDADTADLGSLENISAVTAEEEKSVSPSQPEAAVVTDTQPELSPTLESSWKGVTQEVPTAAQEADAALSAVAEVPGATQGAGAASFPQENSGEDTQMLTAPSGPEVLVATGAPSTVSPVDAEDLTDGILVTSEKAAPAPGGMSPTPAGQTEEPSSRTVVLVTPASVASSGRRTALPPGRRISTAVTYGLERLESEGTPGPQGQVGSCGGPRLP encoded by the exons ATGTCTCTGGCTCCTCCAAGAACTACAGCTGGCATGCCGAGGCTGGAAGTGGAG GTCTCTGGATTTGTCAGCCTTGCAGGCTTCTGGACACATCTCCTCTCAGCCATGAGGAGATCAAAAGGGTTTGATATCTGTGTGGTCACCTGCAGCATCCTGCTCTTGTCCTCCAGCCTGCCATGCCTTGCTTATCCTCTGGAGGAGAGGGATGTGACAAAGGTCCAGCACGGCCCCTGGGCAGGGAACGGGCTGGAAGATGAAAGGACAGGCATGGTGGACTTGACAAACAGTCTGGGCCCTTCTGAGCAGCCAGTGTCCGAAGAGCCATGTGCAGTGTCAGCAAAGCCATCTGGGACACCCTTGGATGAAGCTCTCACTGCAGAAGGAGAagctctccctgccagcccaagcCTTGttgtccccagcagccagggcctggggggtCACCCctctgctggggcactgcctgctggccatgaggaggagctggctcCCACTGAGgcccagctggaggaggaggaagcccTCAGGGCCATGCTGACCACAGCTGTGACCACGCTGAGccctccagcccaggagcagtCTGGTGGCCCTGCTGGTGAGACCACAACAGAGGGAGGTGTGGCAGtggagcccagctctgctggccccTCAGCAAGCCCCCTTTCTGGGACCactgtggaggaggaggaggaagcagagagcagctcccagccctcagctgggctccagcccaccctggagcccagctctcccagctgggcagcagcaggtgaCCACCCTGTGATCCCAACTCCGCAGGCTGTGACCTCTGAGCTGGAAATGCTGGGAGTCCACACAGGGAGCCCTCTGAAATCCCTGGCTCCACCAACATCTGTGGCTGCCAAACATCCCCTTGTGGCGACTGAGGCCTTCCTtcacccagcagcagggacaggagtcacacagcaggagctgccctctACGGCTGGCACTGTCACCATCCCCCCTGTGGACACTGTGCCACCTGACTGGGATGACACAAAACTGGGCCACATCAGTCAAGGGGGAAGTACAGCTCGTGAGGAGGTgacagaggagctggggacaaCAGAACCATCCCAGACCACCCAGGAAGGTgtgggggaggaagaggatgcCACAAGAGCAGTGccctcccctgtgtcccctccaccAGCGCCTGAGCTTGCCAAGGAGAGCAACTGCACAGTGCCAGTGCAaggggaggagctgccagcaaCTTCCACAGGCAGCAGCGATGCTTTCCACACTGGGAACCTGTCAGATGCAGACACAGCTGATCTTGGCTCGTTGGAAAACATAAGTGCAgtcacagcagaggaggagaagagcgTCTCTCCGTCACAGCCGGAGGCTGCTGTGGTGACAGATACCCAGCCTGAGCTCTCTCCTACTCTGGAGAGTTCATGGAAAG GTGTCACCCAGGAGGTGCCAACAGCTGCCCAGGAGGCTGATGCTGCTCTCTCAGCTGTGGCAGAGGTGCCTGGTGCCAcgcagggagcaggggctgccagcTTTCCCCAGGAGAACAGCGGGGAGGACACCCAGATGCTGACGGCTCCCAGTGGCCCCGAGGTGCTGGTGGCAACGGGTGCTCCCTCCACAGTGAGCCCTGTGGATGCAGAAG ATCTCACAGACGGGATCCTGGTGACCAGTGAgaaggctgctccagcccctggcgGGATGTCTCCCACCCCAGCTGGACAGACAGAGGAGCCATCCAGCAGAACTGTGGTCCTGGTGACTCCAGCatccgtggcctcctctggcAGGAGGACAGCCCTTCCCCCTGGCAGGAGGAtcagcactgctgtcacctACGGGCTGGAACGCCTGGAGTCGGAAGGTACTCCCGGGCCCCAGGGGCAGGTGGGCTCCTGTGGGGGGCCACGCCTGCCCTGA